The following proteins are co-located in the Primulina tabacum isolate GXHZ01 chromosome 11, ASM2559414v2, whole genome shotgun sequence genome:
- the LOC142519600 gene encoding uncharacterized protein LOC142519600 — protein MAKACWEELGIWSLVVSKSNEVEGFIQWLFKMFQQVDVASLENIAMALWGIWRARNEKLWNRIVRPADSIVSSAIQFLTDWRGVRNIATNSEGITHQEEERFSWLKPQAPTLKCNVDASAQNGSGLFGVGMVLRDFDGIFISARTNAFPGRALVKEAEAMAIKEALSWIMEMNIQEVIFESDAKGVTEALNSARDDDSEFGAIISECRELLRQRTSFRVCFTRRQANKVAHILARESCFHARPSIWNSPPDFILEVLNEDCNLTDS, from the coding sequence ATGGCAAAAGCTTGCTGGGAAGAACTTGGTATCTGGAGCTTAGTGGTCTCAAAGTCCAATGAAGTTGAAGGATTCATCCAGTGGCTTTTCAAAATGTTCCAGCAGGTAGATGTGGCTTCCCTCGAAAACATAGCTATGGCACTATGGGGCATATGGCGGGCTCGGAATGAGAAACTTTGGAACAGAATTGTTAGACCAGCTGATTCAATTGTTAGCTCAGCCATTCAATTCTTGACAGATTGGAGAGGGGTGCGTAACATCGCAACAAATTCAGAGGGAATAACCCATCAAGAAGAAGAGAGATTTTCCTGGCTAAAACCACAAGCTCCAACACTCAAATGCAATGTGGATGCATCGGCACAAAATGGATCGGGGTTATTTGGGGTTGGTATGGTTCTTCGAGATTTCGACGGGATTTTTATTTCAGCTAGAACAAATGCCTTCCCTGGCAGAGCTCTCGTAAAAGAGGCAGAGGCTATGGCGATCAAGGAAGCCCTTAGCTGGATCATGGAAATGAACATCCAGGAGGTAATTTTCGAGTCCGATGCCAAAGGAGTTACTGAAGCACTGAATTCAGCAAGAGACGACGACTCAGAGTTTGGAGCGATTATCTCAGAGTGTCGTGAATTACTTCGTCAAAGAACATCATTCAGGGTCTGTTTCACTCGTAGACAAGCAAACAAGGTTGCCCACATTCTTGCTAGGGAATCTTGCTTTCATGCTCGTCCTTCAATCTGGAATTCTCCTCCAGATTTTATTTTAGAAGTGTTGAATGAAGATTGTAATTTGACTGATTcctaa